A region from the Panicum hallii strain FIL2 chromosome 1, PHallii_v3.1, whole genome shotgun sequence genome encodes:
- the LOC112878899 gene encoding aspartic proteinase nepenthesin-1-like produces the protein MAQLAERSLLLLLVLLSPFVASAGVAKLNSSSPLFGIEFPPFNTAVADTGCDGKLVAAEEAGDERTQPASLSPSLKLHITRRAAAAGRTRKDSFLDSAQKDAARIETMRRRASSARPDGERAPAAYSPRRALSERLVATVESGVAVGSGEYLMDVYVGTPPRRFQMIMDTGSDLNWLQCAPCLDCFEQRGPVFEPAASSSYRNVTCGDQRCGLVAPPEAPRACRRPGEDPCPYYYWYGDQSNTTGDLALESFTVNLTAPGASRRVDGVVFGCGHRNRGLFHGAAGLLGLGRGPLSFASQLRAVYGHTFSYCLVDHGSDVGSKMVFGEDLLLLAHPRLNYTAFAPASSPADTFYYVQLRGVLVGGELLNISSDTWGVSKDGSGGTIIDSGTTLSYFAEPAYRVIRQAFVERMSRSYPLIADFPVLNPCYNVSGVERPQVPELSLAFADGAVWDFPAENYFIRLDDGIMCLAVLGTPRSGMSIIGNFQQQNFHVVYDLLKNRLGFAPRRCAEV, from the coding sequence ATGGCGCAGCTCGCGGAGCGCTCGTTGCTCCTCTTATTGGTCCTTCTCTCGCCGTTCGTGGCGTCAGCTGGTGTCGCCAAGCTCAACTCTTCGTCGCCCCTGTTTGGCATCGAGTTCCCGCCGTTCAACACCGCCGTCGCCGACACCGGATGCGACGGCAAGCTGGTGGCGGCCGAGGAGGCGGGGGACGAGCGGACGCAGCCGGCGAGCCTATCCCCGTCGCTGAAGCTGCACATaactcgccgcgccgccgcggcgggcaGGACGCGGAAAGACTCGTTCTTGGATTCGGCCCAGAAGGACGCCGCCCGCATCGAGACGATGCGCCGGAGGGCGTCGTCGGCACGGCCTGATGGCGAACGGGCGCCGGCGGCGTATTCCCCGCGGCGCGCGCTGTCGGAGCGGCTGGTGGCGACGGTGGAGTCCGGCGTGGCGGTCGGGTCCGGCGAGTACCTGATGGACGTCTACGTCGgcacgccgccgcggcggttCCAGATGATCATGGACACCGGCAGCGACCTCAACTGGCTGCAGTGCGCGCCGTGCCTGGACTGCTTCGAGCAGCGCGGCCCGGTGTTCGAGCCCGCGGCGTCCTCCTCCTACCGCAACGTGACCTGCGGCGACCAGCGCTGCGGCCTCGTGGCGCCGCCGGAGGCGCCGAGGGCGTGCCGGCGCCCGGGCGAGGACCCGTGCCCGTACTACTACTGGTACGGCGACCAGTCCAACACCACCGGAGACCTGGCCCTCGAGTCCTTCACCGTCAACCTCACGGCCCCGGGCGCGTCCCGGCGCGTGGACGGCGTGGTGTTCGGGTGCGGGCACCGGAACCGCGGCCTCTTCCACGGCGCGGCGGGGCTGCTCGGCCTCGGGCGGGGCCCGCTGTCGTTCGCGTCCCAGCTCCGCGCCGTGTACGGGCACACCTTCTCCTACTGCCTCGTGGACCACGGCAGCGACGTCGGCAGCAAGATGGTGTTCGGGGAggacctgctgctgctggcgcaCCCGCGGCTCAACTACACGGCGTTCGCGCCCGCGTCCTCGCCGGCGGACACGTTCTACTACGTCCAGCTGAGGGGCGTGCTCGTCGGCGGCGAGCTGCTGAACATCAGCTCGGACACGTGGGGCGTGTCCAAGGACGGGTCCGGCGGCACGATCATCGACTCCGGCACGACGCTGAGCTACTTCGCGGAGCCGGCGTACCGGGTGATCCGGCAGGCGTTCGTGGAGCGCATGAGCAGGTCGTACCCGCTGATTGCCGACTTCCCGGTGCTGAACCCGTGCTACAACGTGTCTGGCGTGGAGCGGCCCCAGGTGCCGGAGCTGTCGCTGGCGTTCGCCGACGGCGCGGTGTGGGACTTCCCGGCGGAGAACTACTTCATCCGGCTGGACGACGGGATCATGTGCCTGGCGGTGCTGGGCACCCCGCGCTCCGGCATGTCCATCATCGGCAACTTCCAGCAGCAGAACTTCCACGTGGTGTACGACCTGCTGAAGAACCGGCTGGGCTTCGCGCCGCGGCGGTGCGCCGAGGTCTAG